The proteins below are encoded in one region of Ostrea edulis chromosome 3, xbOstEdul1.1, whole genome shotgun sequence:
- the LOC125676000 gene encoding glycoprotein 3-alpha-L-fucosyltransferase A-like, which translates to MRKNQCGIVISLIVVCALVHYVIYNFLSDPNQYTTNKKSAIERVSRTVSRVGERQTIPNSQPSASYNIVYYNKPSWMSLDFKVLNSSTCPQLTCQCLVYTHNKYLDAANAVIFYGESLGKVPKKKEGQMWTFFSIESPYLYSVGKQWKDKFSWTLTYRHDSDFKYLYGKVHKRETPLTRDYSEIFRKKTKNVAWAVSNCNTPSKRELYVKKLQQYIDIDIYGRCGKLKCGRSSAGITECHKKFAEEYKFFLAVENSVCKDYTTEKLFNFFFYDLAMIPIINGPQNVHEYIPKGTYINIMDYSSPTELASDLHRIGSDESLYSSYLKEKDKYGARRLTWQDMLCPMCARLHERKQSTSIPDINSWIWKDTCIKP; encoded by the coding sequence ATGAGGAAGAATCAATGTGGCATCGTTATTTCTCTGATAGTTGTCTGTGCCCTGGTACACTACGTCATCTACAACTTCCTCTCCGACCCGAACCAATACACCACCAACAAAAAGTCTGCTATTGAAAGAGTCAGTCGTACTGTTTCTAGAGTTGGGGAACGACAAACGATACCGAACAGTCAGCCCAGTGCGAGCTATAATATTGTGTATTACAACAAGCCTTCTTGGATGTCTTTGGATTTTAAGGTTCTGAATTCTTCCACCTGTCCACAGTTGACATGTCAGTGTTTGGTTTACACGCACAACAAGTACTTGGACGCAGCAAATGCAGTTATTTTCTATGGAGAAAGTCTAGGAAAAGTCCCAAAGAAGAAGGAAGGGCAAATGTGGACGTTCTTTTCGATTGAATCTCCTTATCTGTATTCGGTAGGAAAACAATGGAAAGATAAATTTTCCTGGACATTGACATACCGACACGATTCAGATTTTAAATACCTTTATGGAAAGGTTCATAAAAGAGAAACACCCCTGACGCGGGACTACTCTGAAATATTCaggaagaaaacaaaaaatgttgCTTGGGCGGTTAGCAATTGTAACACGCCCTCCAAAAGGGAATTGTATGTCAAGAAGCTACAACAATATAtcgatatagatatatatggtAGATGTGGAAAACTTAAATGTGGCAGAAGTTCAGCTGGAATAACTGAATGTCACAAAAAATTCGCGGAAGAATACAAATTCTTTCTTGCTGTTGAAAACTCAGTGTGCAAGGATTACACGACGGAAAAATTGTTCaactttttcttttatgatCTCGCAATGATTCCAATCATCAACGGCCCTCAAAATGTACATGAGTATATTCCAAAAGGTACATATATTAACATAATGGATTATTCATCACCAACCGAATTGGCAAGTGACCTACATAGGATCGGATCTGATGAATCTCTCTATTCTtcatatttaaaggaaaaagataAATATGGTGCTCGGCGACTTACTTGGCAAGATATGTTATGCCCCATGTGTGCTAGACTACATGAGCGGAAACAAAGTACATCTATTCCAGATATCAATTCTTGGATTTGGAAAGATACTTGCATTAAACCATAA
- the LOC130052739 gene encoding glycoprotein 3-alpha-L-fucosyltransferase A-like, with protein MKAKQRGIVISVLVVCALVHYVIYNLLHDPNQYTNNNQPDIDRASLIVSSVGEGQETIYNINSYTIMYYDMPSWMSFNIRVLNSSTCPQVKGQCLVYTDNKYLDSANAVIFYGESLGKVPEKKEGQIWTFFSIESPFLYSVGEEWNDKFSWTLTYREDSDFKCFYGKVYKREIPLVRDYSEIFRKKTKNVAWAVSNCNTPSKREWYVKKLQQYIDIDIYGSCGKLKCGRSSATITECHKKFAEEYKFFLAVENSVCKDYTTEKLFNFFFHDLAMIPIVNGPQNVHEYIPKGTYINIMDYSSPSELAQDLQRIGSDEDLYSSYLRGKDKYGARQFSWYNVLCPMCARLHEEKQTSSIPDINSWIWKDTCIKPSLMLYLWSIF; from the coding sequence ATGAAGGCAAAACAACGTGGCATCGTTATTTCTGTGTTAGTTGTCTGTGCCCTAGTTCACTACGTCATCTACAACCTCCTCCACGACCCAAACCAATACACCAACAACAACCAGCCTGATATTGATAGAGCTAGTCTCATTGTTTCTAGTGTTGGAGAAGGACaagaaacaatatataataTCAACTCCTATACTATTATGTATTACGACATGCCTTCGTGGATGTCTTTCAATATTAGGGTTCTGAATTCTTCCACCTGTCCACAGGTGAAAGGACAGTGTTTGGTATACACTGACAACAAGTACTTGGACTCGGCAAATGCAGTTATTTTCTATGGAGAAAGTCTAGGAAAAGTCCCAGAGAAGAAGGAAGGACAAATATGGACGTTCTTTTCGATTGAATCTCCTTTTCTGTATTCAGTAGGGGAAGAATGGAACGATAAATTTTCCTGGACATTGACATATCGAGAAGATTCAGattttaaatgcttttatgGAAAAGTCTATAAAAGAGAAATACCCCTTGTGCGGGACTACTCAGAGATATTCaggaagaaaacaaaaaatgttgCCTGGGCGGTTAGCAATTGTAACACGCCCTCCAAAAGAGAATGGTATGTCAAGAAGCTACAACAATATATCGATATAGATATATACGGCAGTTGTGGAAAACTTAAATGTGGAAGAAGTTCCGCTACAATAACTGAATGTCATAAAAAATTCGCGGAAGAATACAAATTCTTCCTTGCTGTTGAAAACTCAGTGTGCAAGGATTACACAACGGAAAAATTATTCAACTTTTTCTTTCATGATCTCGCAATGATTCCAATCGTTAATGGCCCTCAAAATGTACATGAGTATATTCCAAAAGGTACATATATCAACATAATGGATTATTCATCACCATCTGAATTAGCACAGGACTTACAAAGAATAGGGTCTGATGAGGATCTCTATTCTTCATATTTAAGGGGAAAAGATAAGTATGGTGCTCGACAATTTAGTTGGTATAATGTTTTATGCCCTATGTGTGCTAGACTACATGAGGAGAAACAAACTTCATCTATTCCAGATATCAACTCATGGATATGGAAAGACACTTGTATTAAACCATCATTAATGTTATATTTATGGTCTATATTTTAG